The sequence below is a genomic window from Chrysiogenia bacterium.
CCCTGGCTGTTGCGGATGATGTCGCCGGTGGCCGGGTCGCAGTTGACGATGACCTGTCCCGGGCGCAGGCGACCGACCTTGCCCGGACGTCCCTCGATATTGAAGAGCGGGGCATTGCCTTCGGTAGCGCCGTAGAACTCGCGCATCGTCGGAACGCCGAAGCGATCCTGGAAGGTTTCCCAGATGTCGGGACGCAGCCCGTTGCCCACGCCGATCTTGAGCTTGTGATCGCGCTCGCCCGGCTGCACCGGGTGGTTGAGCAGGTAACGGCAGAGCTCGCCGATGTACATGAAGCGCGTGGCGCCGAAGCTGCGCACATCGCTCCAGAAGTTGGAGGCGGAAAACTTGCGGCGCAGCGCCAGACTCGCCCCCGTGGCGAGCGTCGCACCCACACCGCCGAACTGGGCGCTCGAATGGTAGAGCGGAAGCGCAACGTAGATGGTGTCACTCGCCTTGGCATCGTGCAACGTCTTGCCGAACGCCAGGCCCGCCATCAGCCAGCGCTGGTTGGTAATCACCGCCGCCTTGGGGAGGCCCGTCGTGCCCGAGGTGTAGATGAAGCACATGCGTTCGGCTGTGCTGGGCATGTTGTCCTTCGTGCTGTGCTCGCGCGTGGCGCTGGCGGCGACTTCGTCATTGATGACGCGGTAACCGGCCGAATCGCCCTGACCGTTTTCGAGCTGGACCCACATGTCCTTTTTGAGATCGATGTTCTCGAGGTCGCCCTCGATCGCCTTTACCGCCTCGGTG
It includes:
- a CDS encoding AMP-binding protein translates to MGTIDRLRSTLIETRGTLKILPNLPWVLPQTKWNGGRILADNAKKYGSRPALAYLEERYTWKQYNDKANQYADFLRKQGIGKGDVVALVMDNRPDFLFAFMGINKLRAVSAMINTNLTGKALTHAINIGGPKAVLVGNEHTEAVKAIEGDLENIDLKKDMWVQLENGQGDSAGYRVINDEVAASATREHSTKDNMPSTAERMCFIYTSGTTGLPKAAVITNQRWLMAGLAFGKTLHDAKASDTIYVALPLYHSSAQFGGVGATLATGASLALRRKFSASNFWSDVRSFGATRFMYIGELCRYLLNHPVQPGERDHKLKIGVGNGLRPDIWETFQDRFGVPTMREFYGATEGNAPLFNIEGRPGKVGRLRPGQVIVNCDPATGDIIRNSQG